Proteins from one Penicillium digitatum chromosome 2, complete sequence genomic window:
- a CDS encoding Allantoinase: MATKNGILPLEAPRKFANFSISRSLRHGRLVLGTLLLAAGLVMLIHTKHLADITASNGTGRDIFYEGLKKCHEARYQYPGPQPTEGRQNPRWNSISGQQRPILIQNATLFDGESIITGKVDIAFQAGVIRSVSAAKSSHQTPKDAQIINAHGRFVTPGLVDMHSHHLLLPFPQLPSTNDVNERPVLGPITPFVRSVDGFKPYDPAIQIIASGGVTSSLVLPGSANIIGGEAYLVKNLATPGPNAEPIVDELLLDHGIVEKNRKRYLKMACGENPKGNYKNTRLGLVWLLRKHLEEARQLQERQSAWCRSAASIENANFFQSRQILQFLKNRGSRPESFELETSLALLRGELNVNVHCYEPEDLERMLSVLHEFDIHPRAFHHALEAWEVPEFLKTLEENITIATFAENALFKAEAYGANLRGPKILADHGVQVALKSDHTGEGNYAKYLVYQAAVSHSFGLSEEKSLQAVTSVPARSIQQDHRIGYVRPGYDADLVIWDDHPLQVGATPTQVFIDGRPVLKSGEAYHKWTTGTSRFGKPQAPKIRPSLGTIQKEDVCTKFQHNNSRILFTGIQKVLIDRHSPSTTATKDLVMLVEDGRVRCLDTRSSCLSDETQKNTAQIALNNGYVLPGLVAFGNKLGIQSIPSESSTGDGSGSKSGDALNEDKTLHFAKYGVHLDGKGLARARIGGVTRAVTAPLHGGGVAQGVSVGLRMSKDATILDNGIWKDDVALHLVIGQAAISDDTPTVSSGIERLRQLLQVGEDSAPGSISIYARAANGSLPVVVQAFNEDDIAQLILIKREFPLVNLIIYGGHGAPLVAKPLAEAGIPVILTGNRGAPDSWEKKNSLVGPPLTESPAKILSDAGVLLALAVKSDSTIHGLAQEAWWAGKYASLTDQQAIALVSTNFDLILGDQSRKAQEGAFVGDFVVWEGDPLRGEGSVVASFQDDGKISDCWPDTSDAIL, encoded by the exons ATGGCGACCAAGAACGGCATTCTACCGCTGGAAGCGCCTCGTAAATTCGCAAATTTCTCCATATCTCGTTCTCTTCGACATGGAAGACTCGTACTGGGAACCCTCCTGCTGGCAGCAGGTCTCGTGATGCTAATTCATACCAAACATCTCGCCGATATCACCGCGTCCAACGGCACTGGTCGAGACATCTTTTATGAAGGGCTGAAAAAATGCCATGAAGCCAGGTATCAGTATCCGGGCCCTCAACCAACAGAGGGTCGACAAAACCCACGTTGGAACTCAATTTCTGGTCAGCAGAGACCGATCCTGATCCAGAATGCAACACTTTTCGACGGCGAATCCATTATTACAGGGAAAGTTGACATCGCATTCCAGGCAGGTGTGATCCGTTCTGTATCGGCTGCAAAATCAAGCCACCAAACCCCTAAGGATgctcaaatcatcaacgCTCATGGAAGATTTGTCACTCCTGGCTTGGTGGATATGCATTCACATCATTTGTTACTCCCATTCCCCCAGCTTCCATCTACCAACGACGTCAATGAGCGCCCAGTTCTAGGACCCATAACTCCGTTTGTTCGCTCAGTGGATGGATTCAAGCCATATGACCCAGCGATCCAGATCATCGCATCGGGTGGTGTGACTTCTTCTTTAGTGCTACCCGGATCGGCAAACATTATCGGCGGCGAGGCATATCTGGTAAAGAATTTGGCAACGCCAGGCCCAAATGCCGAGCCGATAGTCGATGAACTACTGCTTGATCATGGCATTGTAGAAAAGAACCGAAAGAGATATTTGAAAATGGCTTGTGGGGAGAACCCCAAAGGCAACTATAAGAATACCCGGCTTGGTCTAGTGTGGCTTTTGCGCAAGCATCTCGAGGAAGCACGACAGCTGCAAGAGCGTCAATCTGCCTGGTGCCGATCAGCTGCTAGTATTGAGAATGCCAACTTTTTCCAGTCGAGACAGATTTTACAGTTCCTCAAAAACAGAGGGAGCCGACCGGAGTCCTTTGAACTTGAAACTTCTCTGGCACTTCTCAGAGGAGAGCTCAATGTTAATGTGCACTGCTATGAGCCGGAAGATCTTGAACGAATGTTGTCAGTGCTTCATGAATTTGACATCCATCCCAGAGCTTTTCACCATGCACTGGAAGCATGGGAAGTGCCTGAATTTTTGAAAACACTAGAGGA AAACATCACTATTGCCACTTTTGCAGAGAATGCGCTTTTCAAAGCCGAGGCATACGGGGCCAATTTACGAGGGCCTAAAATCTTGGCTGATCATGGTGTCCAAGTTGCATTGAAATCA GACCATACTGGCGAGGGAAACTATGCAAAATATCTTGT TTACCAGGCGGCAGTTTCTCACTCGTTTGGTTTGTCTGAAGAAAAGTCTCTTCAAGCCGTGACATCTGTCCCTGCTAGATCCATCCAACAGGATCACAGAATTGGATATGTTCGCCCAGGATATGATGCAGACCTCGTCATCTGGGACGATCACCCGCTCCAAGTCGGTGCAACTCCAACTCAGGTATTCATCGATGGTCGTCCTGTTCTAAAGAGTGGTGAAGCTTATCACAAATGGACTACTGGAACATCTCGCTTTGGAAAGCCACAGGCTCCCAAAATCCGACCCTCTCTTGGAACAATTCAGAAAGAAGATGTTTGTACCAAGTTTCAGCACAACAATTCAAGAATTCTCTTCACTGGCATTCAAAAGGTCTTAATTGATAGACACAGTCCATCTACTACTGCTACCAAAGACCTCGTTATGCTGGTTGAGGATGGTCGCGTCAGATGCCTTGATACGAGGTCCTCGTGTCTATCCGACGAAACTCAGAAAAACACCGCACAGATCGCTTTAAATAATGGTTACGTTCTGCCTGGCCTGGTGGCTTTTGGAAACAAACTCGGAATCCAGTCCATTCCGTCTGAATCGTCGACTGGAGATGGCTCGGGTTCAAAAAGTGGGGATGCACTGAACGAAGACAAGACACTTCACTTCGCCAAGTATGGCGTGCATCTAGATGGCAAAGGACTCGCGAGGGCTAGGATTGGAGGCGTCACACGAGCTGTCACTGCGCCTCTTCATGGTGGTGGCGTCGCTCAAGGTGTCAGTGTTGGGTTACGAATGAGCAAGGATGCCACAATTCTTGATAACGGCATCTGGAAGGACGATGTGGCACTTCACCTCGTGATAGGTCAGGCAGCTATAA GCGATGACACACCGACTGTCTCTTCTGGGATTGAGAGACTGCGTCAGTTGCTTCAGGTGGGCGAAGATTCAGCACCAGGGAGTATTAGCATTTATGCTCGGGCTGCAAATGGCTCGCTTCCTGTGGTTGTACAAGCGTTCAATGAG GATGACATTGCGCAATTGATCCTAATCAAGCGTGAGTTCCCATTAGTCAACCTGATTATATACGGCGGCCATGGTGCTCCTTTG GTCGCCAAGCCCCTCGCCGAAGCAGGAATTCCTGTCATCCTTACTGGAAACCGTGGTGCCCCTGATAGCTGGGAGAAAAAGAACTCTCTCGTAGGACCCCCATTGACGGAGAGCCCTGCAAAAATCCTATCTGACGCAGGTGTCCTGCTTGCCCTGGCTGTGAAAAGTGATTCAACGATCCACGGTCTGGCACAGGAAGCTTGGTGGGCTGGAAAGTATGCCAGTTTAACTGACCAGCAGGCCATTGCCCTTGTTTCaaccaactttgatcttaTACTTGGAGATCAATCGAGGAAGGCTCAGGAGGGAGCTTTCGTTGGTGACTTTGTTGTCTGGGAAGGCGATCCCCTGAGAGGGGAGGGTTCTGTTGTTGCTTCATTCCAAGACGATGGGAAGATTTCCGATTGCTGGCCTGATACCAGTGATGCTATTTTGTGA
- a CDS encoding PQ loop repeat protein: MSLFQIAFDYAAPFFLISSPVTSYADQILNIHRTRSSAGFSLDIPLIMLISSILKIFYWFGEHYSSTLLTQAIVMVAVQITMLKVALDNRPSAGLRNGIEHAPFSGGNSDGSSSRPYEFWQWKTTKPYWMFLAYFVGILFVIHLTPVAELPFYVSLIGYLGLAVEATLPVPQIIANHRSGSCKGFRLSVIAAWILGDVMKMSYFFNSTETIPWSFKLCGIFQCVCDFYLAFQFYYFTRNIPSQTLSHPVSNPHSQTAGESMEHNGRWGHHEKDIRMD; the protein is encoded by the exons ATGTCTCTTTTTCAGATCGCCTTTGACTACGCCGCGCCTTTCTT CCTCATAAGCTCTCCTGTCACGTCCTATGCCGACCAGATCCTCAACATTCATCGCACAAGAAGCTCGGCTGGCTTCTCCTTGGACATACCTTTGATCATGCTGATTTCTTCCATCTTGAA AATTTTCTACTGGTTTGGCGAGCACTACTCAAGCACTTTGTTGACGCAAGCCATTGTCATGGTCGCGGTGCAGATCACGATGCTCAAGGTTGCACTCGACAATCGCCCCTCCGCCGGGTTGCGAAATGGAATTGAGCACGCACCCTTCAGTGGTGGTAACTCTGATGGTTCATCCTCTAGACCCTACGAGTTTTGGCAGTGGAAGACCACCAAGCC ATACTGGATGTTTTTGGCTTACTTCGTCGGAATTTTGTTTGTCATTCATCTGACCCCGGTCGCTGAATTGCCATTCTATGTCAGTCTCATTGGCTACCTCGGGCTTGCCGTCGAAGCTACTCTCCCTGTCCCTCAAATCATTGCCAACCACCGATCTGGCTCGTGCAAGGGCTTCCGACTCTCCGTTATTGCGGCATGGATTCTTGGTGACGTCATGAAAATGAGTTACTTTTTCAACAGCACAGAGACTATCCCATGGTCGTTCAAGCTCTGTGGTATCTTCCAGTGCGTGTGCGACTTCTACCTGGCCTTCCAGTTTTATTACTTCACTCGAAACATCCCCTCTCAAACTCTATCCCATCCAGTCTCCAACCCACACTCCCAGACCGCAGGTGAGTCTATGGAGCACAATGGCCGCTGGGGTCATCACGAGAAGGATATTCGCATGGACTAA